A genomic window from Cupriavidus metallidurans CH34 includes:
- a CDS encoding amidase, with the protein MSLATHPSRAFLPYPDAPVPNAANGPLRGLTFAVKDLFDVSGYPTGGGNPHVLARSGIKTTTAPTVQKLLDAGAAFVGKVHTDELAFSMNGQNHHYGGPYNGAAPDRITGGSSSGSASAVSNKLCDFALGTDTGGSVRAPASHCGLFGIRPSHGRISLTHCMPLCETLDTCGFFARDIATFARVADVLLGADANPLPSRPRLLLAADLFELPTPEARKALAPATARIEAVLGKASPVDVADRPLSDLYWAFRYVQGWEAWRADGALIENYGLQLGPDVAGRFAFSKEVTAAQFEKSSAVRREFTAHLGCLLGQDGILLLPTMPDIAPLRTTPMEALEDYRTTAAHTLCLTPLTGFPQLSLPLSGRDGAPLGVSLIGPMGSDRSLIAVAETLMTAIA; encoded by the coding sequence ATGAGCCTGGCCACCCATCCCTCGCGCGCCTTTCTGCCCTACCCCGATGCCCCCGTGCCAAACGCGGCCAATGGCCCGCTTCGCGGCCTGACGTTCGCCGTCAAGGACCTTTTCGACGTCTCCGGCTACCCCACGGGCGGCGGCAATCCGCATGTGTTGGCACGCTCGGGCATCAAGACCACCACAGCGCCCACCGTCCAGAAACTGCTCGATGCTGGCGCGGCGTTCGTCGGCAAGGTCCATACGGACGAGCTCGCGTTTTCGATGAACGGGCAGAACCATCACTACGGCGGCCCTTACAACGGCGCGGCGCCCGATCGCATTACGGGGGGCTCGTCGTCGGGCTCGGCGTCCGCAGTGTCGAACAAGCTGTGCGACTTCGCGCTCGGCACCGACACCGGTGGCTCGGTCCGCGCACCGGCCAGTCATTGCGGTCTGTTCGGCATACGTCCGTCACATGGCCGGATATCGCTGACCCACTGCATGCCACTGTGCGAAACACTGGATACGTGCGGCTTCTTCGCCCGGGATATCGCCACCTTCGCGCGCGTGGCCGATGTCCTGCTGGGTGCGGATGCCAATCCGCTGCCCAGCCGGCCCAGGCTGTTGCTGGCAGCCGACCTGTTCGAACTGCCAACGCCCGAGGCGCGCAAGGCGCTTGCACCCGCCACCGCTCGCATCGAGGCCGTGCTCGGTAAAGCCTCGCCCGTTGACGTGGCCGATCGTCCGCTGTCGGATCTGTACTGGGCCTTTCGTTACGTGCAGGGCTGGGAGGCGTGGCGGGCGGATGGCGCGCTGATCGAGAACTATGGACTGCAGCTGGGGCCCGATGTCGCCGGCCGATTCGCGTTCAGCAAGGAGGTAACGGCAGCGCAGTTCGAGAAATCGAGCGCCGTGCGCCGGGAGTTCACGGCTCACCTGGGCTGTCTGCTGGGTCAAGACGGCATCCTGTTGCTACCGACGATGCCGGACATCGCGCCACTGCGTACGACGCCGATGGAAGCACTCGAAGACTACCGGACCACCGCGGCGCATACGCTATGCCTGACCCCGCTGACCGGATTCCCTCAACTCAGCCTGCCGCTATCCGGGCGCGACGGCGCGCCACTGGGAGTATCCCTGATTGGCCCCATGGGGAGCGACCGCAGCCTGATTGCCGTGGCCGAAACATTGATGACGGCGATTGCCTGA
- a CDS encoding ABC transporter ATP-binding protein — translation MVETHAPLPTAPTDVGGRAQPLLIARQLVKHFPLKSPVPLRKGGVVRAVDGVSFDVLKGETLGVVGESGCGKSTTARLLMQLTPQDSGELIFDAQGVDSRQLPMKAFRSQVQMVFQDSYSSLNPRLTIEESIAFTPRVHGVSAREATERARYLLERVGLEPKRFAGRYPHELSGGQRQRVNIARALAPRPRLVILDEAVSALDKSVEAQVLNLLMDLKAEFNLTYVFISHDLNVIRYLCDRVMVMYLGKVVEIGATESVYANPAHPYTRALLTSMPSMDPDQRTLAAPLAGDPPNPINPPSGCSFHPRCVRAEPICERREPVLTDALAGHPVSCLMAMPDGGHSLPLRRLTTNLHAATP, via the coding sequence ATGGTTGAAACGCATGCCCCCCTGCCTACCGCCCCCACAGATGTCGGCGGCCGGGCGCAGCCACTGCTCATCGCGCGCCAGTTGGTCAAGCACTTTCCGTTGAAGTCCCCGGTCCCGCTGCGCAAGGGCGGTGTCGTGCGTGCCGTGGACGGCGTGAGCTTCGACGTCCTCAAGGGCGAAACACTTGGCGTCGTCGGGGAATCTGGCTGCGGCAAGTCCACCACGGCACGCCTGCTGATGCAACTCACGCCGCAGGACAGCGGCGAACTGATCTTCGATGCACAGGGCGTCGACTCCCGGCAATTGCCGATGAAGGCGTTCCGCAGTCAGGTGCAGATGGTATTCCAGGACAGCTACTCGTCGCTCAACCCACGACTGACTATCGAGGAATCGATCGCGTTCACGCCACGTGTCCACGGCGTTTCCGCACGGGAAGCCACGGAACGCGCCCGCTACCTGCTGGAGCGCGTGGGGCTGGAGCCGAAGCGATTCGCCGGCCGCTATCCGCACGAACTGTCGGGCGGACAGCGCCAGCGCGTGAACATTGCGCGCGCGCTGGCGCCACGGCCCCGCCTTGTCATTCTTGACGAAGCCGTGTCCGCCCTCGACAAGTCCGTGGAAGCCCAGGTACTGAACCTGCTGATGGACCTCAAGGCCGAATTCAACCTGACCTACGTATTCATCAGTCACGACCTCAATGTGATTCGCTACCTTTGCGACCGCGTCATGGTCATGTATCTGGGCAAGGTCGTGGAGATCGGCGCAACCGAATCCGTCTATGCCAACCCGGCCCATCCCTATACGCGGGCGCTGCTGACATCGATGCCTTCGATGGACCCCGACCAGCGCACGCTGGCCGCGCCGTTGGCCGGCGATCCGCCCAACCCGATCAATCCGCCATCGGGCTGCAGCTTCCATCCGCGCTGCGTGCGTGCCGAGCCCATTTGCGAGCGGCGCGAGCCTGTGCTCACCGACGCGCTCGCCGGCCATCCAGTGTCATGCCTGATGGCCATGCCAGACGGCGGCCACTCGCTGCCGCTGCGCCGGCTGACGACGAACCTGCATGCCGCCACGCCCTGA
- a CDS encoding ABC transporter permease, translated as MTYLLRRIAYALPILLGVALLCFSLVHIAPGDPLVSVLPPDASEDLRRQLTALYGFDKPFLEQFLHWLLRALHGDLGTSIATNRPVMSEVSVAVVNSVRLAAVATLIGFTFGCLFGFVAGYLRDSVPDRVASFLSVLGVSIPHYWLGMVLVIAFSVLLGWLPATGAGPNGSGDWGWDWEHIQYMLLPAVTMSVIPMGIVARTIRALVAEILSNEFIAGLRARGLSDLAVFRHVVKNVTPTALSVMGLQLGYLLGGSILIETVFSWPGTGFLLNSAIFQRDFPLLQGTILVLAVFFVMLNLLVDALQTLFDPRIQRN; from the coding sequence ATGACTTACCTGCTTCGCCGCATCGCATATGCCCTGCCGATCCTGCTTGGGGTCGCCCTGCTCTGCTTCTCGCTGGTCCACATTGCCCCCGGCGATCCCCTTGTGTCGGTGCTGCCACCCGATGCATCCGAGGATCTGCGGCGACAACTGACCGCGCTGTACGGGTTCGACAAGCCGTTTCTCGAGCAATTCCTCCATTGGCTGCTGCGCGCGCTGCATGGGGACCTCGGTACGTCGATCGCCACGAACCGGCCCGTGATGAGCGAGGTGTCGGTAGCCGTCGTCAACTCCGTGCGCCTGGCCGCCGTCGCCACGCTGATCGGCTTCACGTTCGGCTGCCTGTTCGGCTTCGTGGCCGGCTACCTGCGCGATTCGGTGCCCGATCGTGTGGCGTCGTTCCTGTCGGTACTGGGCGTCAGCATTCCCCATTACTGGCTCGGCATGGTGCTGGTGATTGCGTTCTCCGTGCTTCTGGGATGGCTGCCGGCCACCGGCGCCGGCCCTAACGGCTCGGGCGACTGGGGTTGGGATTGGGAACACATCCAGTACATGCTGTTGCCTGCGGTCACGATGTCGGTGATTCCGATGGGCATCGTGGCGCGCACCATCCGCGCACTGGTGGCCGAGATCCTGTCCAACGAGTTCATTGCCGGCCTGCGTGCGCGCGGATTGTCGGACCTTGCCGTATTCCGTCACGTGGTCAAGAACGTTACGCCGACGGCGCTCTCGGTCATGGGCCTGCAACTGGGCTATCTGCTTGGCGGCTCGATTCTGATCGAAACGGTGTTCTCCTGGCCAGGCACCGGCTTCCTGCTGAACTCCGCCATTTTCCAGCGCGATTTCCCGTTGTTGCAGGGCACGATTCTCGTCCTGGCCGTGTTCTTCGTGATGCTGAACCTGCTGGTCGACGCGTTGCAGACATTGTTCGACCCCCGTATCCAACGCAACTGA
- a CDS encoding ABC transporter permease, producing the protein MEMTLNKAVAPLPVERSPGYWTTVCRRLLRNKLAMLAALILIVLVLTAIFAPALMPADPYASSILKRLKPIGFDGHLLGTDELGRDMLSRLMLGGRLSLFMGITPVLLAFLIGSTIGIVAGYAGGWTNTVIMRLTDILYAFPSVLLAIALSGTLGAGVGNALLSLTIVFVPQIVRVAESVTTQVRNREFVDAARASGASSLTIVRVHVLNNVLGPIFVYATSLISVSMILASGLSFLGLGVKPPEPEWGLMLNTLRTAIYTQPWVAALPGAMIFLTSISFNLLADGIRSAMEIKE; encoded by the coding sequence ATGGAAATGACATTGAACAAGGCCGTGGCACCGCTTCCCGTGGAGCGTTCACCCGGATACTGGACCACGGTCTGCCGCCGGCTGCTGCGCAACAAGCTCGCGATGCTGGCCGCACTGATCCTGATCGTGCTTGTCCTGACGGCGATCTTCGCGCCGGCGCTGATGCCTGCCGACCCCTATGCGTCGTCGATTCTCAAGCGATTGAAGCCGATCGGCTTCGACGGTCACCTGCTTGGCACCGACGAACTGGGCCGCGACATGCTGTCGCGCCTGATGCTTGGCGGGCGGTTGTCGCTATTCATGGGCATCACGCCGGTACTGCTCGCCTTCCTGATCGGCAGCACGATCGGCATCGTCGCCGGTTATGCGGGTGGCTGGACGAACACCGTCATCATGCGGCTCACCGACATCCTCTATGCGTTTCCCTCGGTACTGCTGGCCATCGCGCTATCCGGCACACTGGGCGCGGGGGTTGGCAACGCATTGTTATCGTTGACCATCGTGTTCGTGCCGCAGATCGTTCGCGTCGCCGAAAGCGTGACCACGCAGGTACGCAACCGGGAATTCGTCGATGCCGCCCGCGCCTCGGGCGCATCGTCGCTGACCATCGTGCGCGTGCATGTCCTCAACAACGTGCTCGGCCCAATCTTCGTTTATGCCACGAGCCTGATCTCGGTCTCGATGATCCTGGCTTCCGGGCTGTCGTTCCTGGGGCTTGGCGTCAAGCCACCGGAGCCCGAATGGGGCCTGATGCTGAACACCCTGCGCACCGCCATCTACACCCAGCCATGGGTGGCCGCGTTGCCCGGCGCGATGATCTTCCTGACCTCGATCTCGTTCAACCTGCTGGCCGATGGCATTCGCTCGGCCATGGAAATCAAGGAGTAA
- a CDS encoding DUF3830 family protein, with the protein MTRLRISAAGYTFIADTNPDAPQTVAAFLKLLPYRQKLIHVRWSGEGCWIPLGEFRLGVDFENHTSHPSVGDILFYPGGYSETEIILAYGSCCFASKLGQLAGNHFLTIVEGKENLRALGTKVLWEGAQDVVFELA; encoded by the coding sequence ATGACCCGACTCCGCATCTCCGCCGCCGGCTACACCTTTATCGCCGATACCAACCCCGATGCGCCGCAGACCGTTGCCGCGTTCCTGAAGCTGCTGCCCTATCGGCAGAAGCTGATCCACGTACGCTGGAGTGGCGAGGGCTGCTGGATTCCATTGGGCGAGTTCAGGCTCGGTGTCGACTTCGAGAACCACACGAGCCATCCGTCCGTGGGCGACATCCTGTTCTACCCAGGCGGCTACAGCGAGACGGAGATCATCCTGGCCTACGGGAGCTGCTGCTTCGCCAGCAAGCTGGGACAACTGGCGGGCAACCACTTCCTGACCATCGTCGAGGGCAAGGAAAACCTGCGCGCCCTGGGCACCAAGGTGCTGTGGGAAGGCGCCCAGGACGTCGTATTCGAACTGGCCTGA
- a CDS encoding LysR family transcriptional regulator — MAAKVNEARGTLMLMTPSLKQLRYFVEIVDAGNFSLAAERLFIAQSALSRQIRDMEATLQVELLVRKPRHVEPTAAGQAFYESARRILSDLAGAAVQARQVQRGGADAIRLLHSSSVVLTPQRCGWLHRWQSDHPAARFEVAQASSEQQSVDIEEGRADLGLARDPVLRRYPNIQIDPMAGERLVVAVCADHPMSRRESLTLSALREMPFVSLPHPERGGLSYRVAQLCQASGFYPTAAGAISRKLSQLSLVAAGFGVAVVPESMQWFGPDGVRLVPLSDAGATTRVVLLSRRDAPEPVAALRTLALSAGAA, encoded by the coding sequence ATGGCAGCCAAAGTCAATGAAGCGCGTGGCACACTCATGCTTATGACGCCCTCCCTGAAGCAGTTGCGCTATTTCGTCGAGATTGTGGACGCAGGCAATTTCAGCCTGGCGGCCGAACGGCTGTTCATCGCCCAATCGGCGCTGAGCCGGCAGATACGTGACATGGAAGCGACGCTGCAGGTGGAACTGCTGGTGCGCAAGCCTCGGCACGTGGAGCCGACGGCGGCGGGGCAGGCATTCTACGAATCGGCGCGCCGCATTCTGTCCGACCTCGCCGGCGCAGCCGTGCAGGCCCGCCAAGTGCAGCGCGGTGGGGCCGATGCGATACGCCTGCTCCATTCGAGTTCGGTCGTGCTGACGCCGCAGCGTTGCGGCTGGTTGCATCGCTGGCAGTCCGACCATCCCGCCGCCCGCTTTGAAGTTGCCCAGGCATCGTCGGAGCAGCAATCGGTCGACATCGAGGAGGGCCGTGCCGACCTCGGGTTGGCGCGTGATCCGGTACTGCGCCGCTACCCGAACATCCAGATCGATCCGATGGCCGGGGAGCGGCTGGTCGTGGCTGTCTGCGCCGATCATCCGATGTCGCGACGGGAATCGCTGACGCTGAGTGCCTTGCGAGAGATGCCGTTTGTCTCGCTGCCGCACCCGGAGCGGGGCGGGCTCAGCTACCGCGTGGCGCAGCTTTGCCAGGCGAGCGGCTTCTATCCAACGGCGGCCGGTGCGATTTCGCGCAAGCTTTCGCAGCTATCTCTTGTGGCGGCGGGCTTTGGCGTAGCCGTGGTGCCGGAATCGATGCAGTGGTTCGGGCCCGATGGCGTCCGGTTGGTGCCACTGTCCGATGCGGGCGCGACGACACGTGTGGTACTGCTCTCCCGCCGAGATGCGCCCGAGCCGGTGGCGGCGCTCCGTACGCTGGCGCTGTCCGCCGGCGCCGCCTGA
- a CDS encoding ABC transporter substrate-binding protein, with protein MAEKVLRIGMTAADIPRTLGQPDQGFEGNRFTGIPMYDALTQWDLSKSNGPSLLIPDLATEWKVDDKNKTEWTFKLRPGVKFHDGSPFNADAVVWNVNKVLDKTAKQFDPSQVGVTASRMPTLRSAKKIDDMTVQLVTSEPDSFLPYNVSNLFMASPTQWEKKYAAVPASVTEPAERSKQAWVAFAADASGTGPFKMTRFVPRERLELAKNPAYWDSKRVPKIDKVVMLPMPEANARTAALLSGQVDWIEAPAPDAIAQIKSRGFDVYANAQPHMWPWQLSFAPNSPWLDKRVRQAANLCVNRAGLKTLLGGYMAEAKGIVEAGNPWWGNPAFTIKYDPAAARKLMTEAGYSAAKPVKVKVQVSASGSGQMQPLPMNEYVQQNLKECFFDVDFDVVEWNTLFTNWRIGAKDASAHGANAINVSFAAMDPFFAMVRFVSTKTQPPVSNNWGYFGNAEFDKLIETARTSFGEKERDAALAKLHARIVEEAPFVLIAHDVGPRAISRKIKGVVQPQSWFIDIATMSID; from the coding sequence ATGGCCGAGAAGGTGCTCCGCATCGGCATGACGGCCGCTGACATCCCGCGCACACTCGGCCAGCCCGACCAGGGTTTCGAAGGCAACCGGTTCACCGGCATCCCGATGTATGACGCACTCACCCAGTGGGACCTGTCGAAGAGCAACGGCCCAAGCCTGCTGATTCCCGACCTGGCAACCGAATGGAAGGTCGACGACAAGAACAAGACCGAATGGACGTTCAAGCTGCGCCCAGGCGTGAAGTTTCACGACGGCTCGCCGTTCAATGCCGATGCCGTGGTCTGGAACGTCAACAAGGTGCTCGACAAGACCGCGAAGCAGTTCGACCCCAGCCAGGTTGGCGTCACCGCTTCGCGCATGCCCACGTTGCGTAGCGCGAAGAAGATCGATGACATGACCGTGCAACTCGTCACGTCAGAGCCGGATTCGTTCCTGCCGTACAACGTGTCGAACCTGTTCATGGCGTCGCCGACCCAGTGGGAGAAGAAGTACGCGGCGGTCCCTGCCTCCGTGACCGAGCCGGCGGAGCGCAGCAAGCAGGCATGGGTGGCCTTTGCGGCAGATGCATCGGGTACGGGCCCATTCAAGATGACCCGATTCGTCCCGCGCGAACGCCTGGAGCTTGCCAAGAACCCCGCCTACTGGGACAGCAAGCGGGTGCCAAAGATCGACAAGGTCGTGATGCTGCCGATGCCCGAGGCCAATGCACGCACCGCGGCACTGCTGTCAGGCCAGGTGGACTGGATCGAGGCCCCGGCACCTGATGCCATCGCGCAGATCAAGAGCCGTGGCTTCGATGTGTACGCCAACGCGCAGCCGCACATGTGGCCATGGCAATTGTCATTCGCGCCGAATTCCCCGTGGCTCGACAAGCGCGTGCGCCAGGCCGCGAACCTTTGCGTGAATCGCGCCGGCCTGAAGACACTGCTCGGCGGCTACATGGCCGAGGCCAAGGGCATCGTCGAAGCCGGAAACCCGTGGTGGGGCAATCCGGCATTCACCATCAAGTACGACCCCGCGGCCGCGCGCAAGCTGATGACGGAGGCCGGATACTCCGCCGCCAAGCCGGTGAAGGTAAAGGTCCAGGTATCCGCATCGGGCTCCGGCCAGATGCAGCCGCTGCCCATGAACGAGTACGTACAGCAAAACCTCAAGGAGTGCTTCTTCGACGTGGACTTTGACGTCGTCGAATGGAACACGCTGTTCACGAACTGGCGCATTGGCGCGAAGGACGCGAGCGCGCATGGCGCCAACGCGATCAACGTGAGCTTTGCGGCGATGGACCCTTTCTTTGCCATGGTCCGCTTCGTCAGCACGAAGACGCAGCCGCCGGTTTCGAACAACTGGGGCTACTTCGGCAACGCGGAGTTTGACAAGCTGATCGAGACCGCGCGCACCTCGTTTGGCGAAAAGGAACGAGATGCCGCGCTGGCAAAACTCCACGCGCGCATCGTTGAAGAAGCGCCATTCGTGCTGATCGCCCACGATGTGGGCCCGCGAGCGATCTCCCGGAAGATCAAGGGGGTGGTGCAGCCGCAGAGCTGGTTCATCGATATCGCGACGATGTCTATCGATTGA
- a CDS encoding ABC transporter ATP-binding protein, whose protein sequence is MSTDPLHSHPPAVSVRDLRVSFASGGKTIQAVNGVSLEVAPGEAVALIGESGSGKSVTLRALMRLHPPRRTTISGEIQVDGQSVLDLDKRGLARLRGGTVAMVFQEPLLALDPVYTVGQQIVECIRTHRGVSTSEARALALKALESVRIPSPERRLAAYPHEMSGGMRQRAMIALALSAQPRILLADEPTTALDATVQIQVLILLRELQRELGLSIIFVTHDIGAAVEIADRVAVMYGGRIVEEGPIRTLMRDARHPYTIALLQSRQHGMGRGERLATIGGAPPDLAALPPGCTFAPRCPQASAACLSEVPKAVSLGNEHRVSCVRVTAHAASECVA, encoded by the coding sequence ATGTCCACCGACCCCCTCCATTCCCATCCACCCGCAGTGTCCGTGCGAGATCTGCGTGTGTCCTTCGCAAGCGGCGGCAAGACGATCCAGGCCGTCAACGGTGTATCGCTGGAGGTAGCGCCGGGCGAAGCCGTGGCGCTGATCGGCGAGTCGGGCTCTGGCAAGAGCGTCACGCTACGCGCCTTGATGCGTTTGCACCCGCCACGCCGCACGACGATATCCGGCGAGATTCAGGTCGACGGCCAGTCCGTGCTGGATCTCGACAAACGCGGGCTGGCCCGCCTGCGCGGCGGCACCGTCGCCATGGTGTTCCAGGAGCCACTCCTGGCGCTGGACCCCGTCTACACGGTTGGGCAACAGATTGTCGAATGCATCCGCACACACCGTGGGGTATCGACTTCGGAAGCGCGTGCGCTGGCACTCAAGGCGCTGGAATCCGTGCGCATTCCCAGCCCGGAGCGACGCCTGGCCGCCTATCCGCATGAGATGTCGGGCGGCATGCGTCAGCGCGCGATGATCGCGCTGGCGCTGTCCGCGCAGCCCAGGATCCTGCTGGCCGACGAGCCCACGACGGCACTCGATGCCACGGTGCAGATCCAGGTATTGATTCTGCTGCGCGAACTGCAGCGCGAGCTCGGCCTGTCGATCATCTTTGTCACCCATGATATCGGCGCCGCCGTGGAAATCGCCGATCGCGTCGCCGTGATGTATGGCGGACGCATTGTCGAGGAAGGCCCCATCCGCACGCTGATGCGTGACGCGCGCCATCCCTACACGATCGCGTTGCTGCAAAGCCGACAGCATGGCATGGGCCGTGGCGAACGCCTCGCGACGATCGGTGGCGCGCCGCCTGACCTCGCAGCGCTGCCGCCCGGCTGCACGTTCGCACCACGTTGCCCACAGGCCAGTGCGGCCTGCCTGTCGGAGGTCCCGAAAGCCGTATCGCTCGGCAATGAGCATCGCGTCAGCTGTGTGCGGGTTACCGCGCACGCTGCCAGCGAATGCGTCGCCTGA
- a CDS encoding sulfite exporter TauE/SafE family protein codes for MPICDGSARHLRSLGPSRGATLNPLPIPASPMDLSALLPDVSLPAYATMSAALAVAYVIFGIAGFGTALMAAPVLAYVMPVAQIVPLLALMDCSAALLNLARDGHAADRTELRRLVPCLLIGSLIGAALLLRIRADLLPAVLGVFVTAYAIWSLLGKRPATRLPSSAAVPFGLVGGICSAMFGSGGFLYAIYLSSRLDKDAMRVTQSTLIGLSTLTRLVLFLLAGVYARAELLKLAVALAPAMIAGLWAGRQITLRMSREQFLRVVNVIVLLSGSALVIRTWLA; via the coding sequence ATGCCGATTTGCGATGGCAGCGCACGGCATTTGCGATCGCTCGGCCCGTCGCGCGGCGCTACGCTGAATCCTCTCCCAATCCCCGCCTCGCCGATGGACCTGTCCGCCCTGCTTCCCGACGTTTCCCTGCCCGCCTATGCCACCATGAGCGCCGCGTTGGCCGTGGCGTACGTCATCTTCGGCATCGCCGGATTCGGCACGGCGCTGATGGCAGCACCTGTGCTGGCCTATGTGATGCCCGTCGCGCAGATCGTGCCACTTCTGGCGTTAATGGACTGCTCGGCGGCACTTCTAAACCTGGCACGCGACGGACACGCCGCCGATCGTACCGAGTTGCGGCGGCTGGTGCCGTGCCTGCTCATTGGCAGCCTGATCGGCGCGGCACTGCTGCTGCGGATACGCGCCGACCTGCTGCCCGCCGTGCTGGGTGTCTTCGTCACGGCGTATGCGATCTGGTCGTTGCTCGGCAAGCGGCCGGCCACGCGACTTCCCTCATCCGCCGCCGTGCCGTTCGGGTTGGTCGGTGGCATCTGCTCCGCAATGTTCGGTAGCGGTGGCTTTCTGTACGCGATCTATCTGTCGAGCCGGCTCGACAAGGACGCCATGCGTGTCACCCAATCGACCTTGATTGGTTTGTCCACGCTGACGCGGTTGGTGCTGTTCCTGCTGGCGGGCGTTTACGCGCGCGCGGAACTGCTGAAGCTTGCGGTGGCACTGGCGCCGGCGATGATCGCTGGGCTGTGGGCCGGGCGCCAGATTACGCTGCGCATGTCGCGCGAGCAGTTCCTTCGCGTGGTGAACGTGATCGTATTGCTTTCAGGCAGCGCACTGGTCATTCGCACCTGGCTGGCCTGA